From Pseudomonas sp. StFLB209, a single genomic window includes:
- a CDS encoding fimbrial protein — MSDSLFAARRLRAVVLLALLSPASCFALVCSVQGSGAPVLRGDLGSTVAIPESLPHGEVVWRSERQSVLIECAREDQQAVAQEVFVHLNPDNLNVGQGIRVGLSVGGADHFSGRIATGQVLPVCHEGDSNIEACPRVRFNLAFSVFVQKFGATPVSGVPADIPDYRVFQLGAQSGPQSGAGNSLSYVLNNLTGLRFIACDAQLQVYPASLEFGALPIKQVVVGKVFDQRSFSLSTNRSCDSPFSLDARFRPVTGSLVQDLLVPGNNASLGIRIVRAADGQPLRYNESFHLTDLLQGTPSSQVDFDAQLIWQTPRPVPGPFAAEVMIDLYYK, encoded by the coding sequence ATGTCCGATTCTCTCTTTGCTGCGCGGCGCTTGCGTGCCGTTGTCCTGCTGGCGTTGCTCAGCCCGGCGTCCTGTTTTGCTCTGGTGTGCAGCGTGCAGGGCTCCGGCGCGCCGGTTCTGCGCGGCGATCTGGGCAGTACCGTGGCGATTCCCGAGTCCTTGCCGCATGGCGAGGTGGTCTGGCGTTCCGAACGCCAAAGCGTCCTGATCGAATGTGCCCGCGAAGACCAGCAGGCGGTGGCCCAGGAAGTGTTCGTGCATTTGAACCCCGATAACCTGAACGTCGGCCAAGGGATTCGCGTGGGGTTGAGCGTGGGCGGTGCCGATCACTTTTCCGGGCGAATCGCCACCGGTCAGGTATTACCGGTCTGCCACGAAGGCGACTCCAACATAGAGGCCTGCCCCAGGGTCCGTTTCAACCTGGCTTTCTCGGTATTTGTGCAGAAGTTCGGTGCGACGCCGGTCTCCGGCGTGCCGGCAGACATTCCGGACTACCGGGTGTTTCAGCTCGGTGCGCAGAGTGGTCCGCAGAGTGGGGCAGGCAATAGCCTCAGTTATGTGCTGAACAATCTGACCGGGCTGCGCTTCATTGCCTGCGATGCGCAATTGCAGGTTTACCCGGCCAGCCTGGAGTTCGGCGCGCTGCCGATCAAGCAAGTGGTGGTCGGCAAGGTCTTCGATCAGCGATCGTTTTCCCTGTCGACCAATCGCAGCTGTGATTCGCCGTTCAGCCTCGATGCGCGGTTTCGCCCGGTCACCGGCAGCCTGGTGCAGGACTTGCTGGTGCCGGGCAACAATGCCTCACTGGGGATTCGCATCGTGCGGGCCGCCGACGGTCAGCCGTTACGCTACAACGAGTCGTTTCACCTGACCGACCTGTTGCAGGGAACACCCTCCAGCCAAGTCGATTTCGATGCACAACTGATCTGGCAGACACCGCGGCCGGTGCCGGGACCGTTTGCCGCTGAGGTGATGATCGATCTTTATTACAAATGA
- a CDS encoding fimbrial biogenesis chaperone, which yields MNLKRWLALLGLCAMVPAQATVSLLGTRLILGAGNEVSIEAHNRSDQEVLLQAWLALPGSSDEAAVASDRPLPFVVTPALLRLPGLGRQQLRVLYQGQGMPTDRESLVHLYVLEIPQRSEAGQQLSIAVRQRINVFHRPPGLPGDPALAPVALRWSLSHEVAGRARLQVSNPTAFHVALLDLQLDGRAVRDYLLLAPGQRFDWPTPPHVARQLTFKALTDYGGRRDYCAQPTGQAAFSARLLDTPLMAGDC from the coding sequence ATGAACCTCAAACGCTGGCTGGCGCTGTTGGGCCTGTGCGCGATGGTGCCTGCTCAGGCCACGGTTTCGCTGCTCGGCACACGGTTGATCCTTGGTGCAGGTAACGAGGTGAGTATCGAGGCACACAACCGCAGCGACCAGGAGGTGCTGCTGCAAGCCTGGCTGGCGCTGCCGGGCAGCAGCGATGAAGCGGCTGTTGCCTCAGACCGCCCGTTACCTTTCGTCGTGACCCCGGCGCTGCTGCGTCTGCCTGGCCTGGGGCGGCAACAATTACGGGTGTTGTATCAGGGCCAGGGCATGCCGACAGACCGTGAGTCATTGGTCCATCTCTATGTTCTGGAGATACCACAGCGTTCCGAGGCCGGGCAGCAATTGAGTATCGCGGTGCGCCAGCGGATCAACGTATTCCATCGTCCGCCCGGTTTGCCCGGCGACCCGGCGCTGGCGCCCGTCGCATTGCGCTGGTCACTCAGCCATGAGGTGGCGGGCAGAGCACGTCTGCAGGTTAGCAACCCCACGGCTTTTCATGTGGCGCTGCTGGATCTGCAACTCGATGGCCGCGCGGTGCGCGACTACCTGTTGCTCGCACCGGGGCAACGCTTCGACTGGCCGACGCCGCCGCACGTAGCTCGCCAATTGACCTTCAAGGCGCTGACTGACTACGGCGGTCGGCGTGACTACTGCGCACAACCGACCGGCCAGGCCGCCTTCAGTGCGCGGCTGCTGGATACTCCATTGATGGCAGGAGACTGCTGA